In Mycoplasma sp. Mirounga ES2805-ORL, a single window of DNA contains:
- a CDS encoding MSC_0775 family lipoprotein has product MKYLNKKIVLGAIGFLCSTPMFISYSCNNNSKSKSNSNSPEDKHNELSKTAQLSKLSKMFEENDYSDQVLKFRDPKANATTVKFEEFSENNYLPNHFNFDFEQFKKVLKNDLKFEESFINNLNYEIDYHNIQINMNNKTEVLVPVKIKLNLNQNNLKGLYTERKIIFKLKGMKSNQFKSENDPLILFNNELKDNLHKEDIDVKISLGNPSIVLNIKKYGLANLSKSQINELFTLNIKKDLKSIISKYPDQEYLIKINGIQLDNENLDTAKIRIRVSNAMAKNGALKKGKYYDSIGFDLFKEVKLPYDKSPILFENKLQENVYVEPKGSNIYNSNFTELNKDSFNIYSLNKNISYKVINYKSIDFRNGALSLIAEYKNNGSLIQKEIIKKIGVGAFTNIYEEDFTKNNVKAYNFNADFLEQTDLSKINSSIYRNYGNQIFSGGYDSTRAFYTGGIKTPISLHVGEDYLAEEYTPVVSPFNGEVIAVYAPIEPNQTAQSVGTSLLIRIKKEELKLTPKEYEQYFNDDLEDDYFYVGYIHLDANKTMKNSTLGWIPTQATSGSKNYAFVQGLSPKNPTQVKKGQVVGYLGAPSTNGGWMPHVHTTVYTNRDKTFNENNFYMELDKYDKRINNYSIEEGKIRLTTARVDGVSISTKYYGAAKKHEIYEVDPIAGEPIEEMINGKQQKKIINKDLLWVSNPMSIWEMRKGTIDPNVIFKIRGVESFSFNIKDYFSI; this is encoded by the coding sequence ATGAAATATTTAAACAAAAAAATAGTTTTAGGTGCAATTGGGTTTTTATGCTCAACTCCAATGTTTATTTCGTATAGTTGCAATAACAACTCAAAATCTAAGAGCAATTCCAATTCACCTGAAGACAAACATAATGAATTAAGTAAAACGGCACAATTAAGCAAACTTTCTAAAATGTTTGAAGAAAATGATTATAGCGATCAAGTGCTAAAATTTAGAGATCCAAAAGCAAACGCTACAACTGTAAAATTTGAAGAATTTTCTGAAAATAATTATTTGCCTAACCATTTTAATTTTGATTTTGAACAATTTAAAAAAGTTCTGAAAAATGATCTTAAATTTGAAGAAAGTTTTATTAATAATCTAAATTATGAAATTGATTATCACAATATACAAATTAATATGAACAACAAAACAGAAGTATTAGTCCCTGTAAAAATAAAACTAAATTTAAATCAAAATAATTTAAAAGGTCTATATACAGAACGCAAAATAATTTTTAAATTAAAAGGAATGAAATCTAATCAATTTAAATCAGAAAATGATCCTTTAATACTTTTTAATAATGAATTAAAGGATAATCTTCACAAAGAAGATATTGATGTAAAAATATCATTAGGTAACCCTTCAATAGTACTTAATATTAAAAAATATGGATTAGCAAATTTATCTAAATCACAAATAAATGAATTATTTACTTTAAATATTAAGAAAGATTTAAAATCCATTATTTCAAAATACCCGGACCAAGAGTACTTAATAAAAATAAATGGAATCCAACTTGATAATGAAAATTTAGATACAGCTAAAATAAGAATTAGAGTTTCTAATGCTATGGCTAAAAATGGAGCTCTTAAAAAAGGAAAATATTATGATAGTATAGGGTTTGATTTGTTTAAAGAAGTGAAACTCCCATATGATAAAAGCCCAATACTTTTTGAAAATAAATTACAAGAAAATGTTTATGTAGAACCAAAGGGTTCTAACATTTATAACTCAAATTTCACCGAATTAAACAAAGATAGTTTTAATATTTATTCACTTAATAAAAATATTTCCTATAAGGTTATAAACTATAAATCAATTGATTTTAGAAACGGTGCTCTAAGTCTTATTGCTGAGTATAAAAACAATGGGTCATTAATTCAAAAAGAAATAATTAAAAAAATTGGTGTTGGTGCATTCACTAACATTTATGAAGAAGACTTCACAAAGAATAATGTTAAGGCTTATAACTTTAATGCAGATTTTTTAGAACAAACAGACTTATCTAAAATTAATTCTTCTATATATAGAAATTATGGAAATCAAATATTTTCAGGTGGATATGATTCTACAAGAGCTTTTTATACTGGGGGAATCAAAACACCTATAAGTTTACATGTTGGAGAAGATTATTTAGCTGAGGAATATACTCCAGTTGTCTCTCCATTTAATGGTGAAGTAATAGCTGTTTATGCACCAATTGAACCAAATCAAACTGCTCAAAGTGTTGGCACCTCTTTATTGATTAGAATTAAAAAAGAAGAATTAAAATTAACGCCAAAAGAATATGAACAGTATTTTAATGATGATTTAGAGGACGATTATTTCTATGTAGGTTACATACATCTAGATGCAAATAAAACCATGAAAAATTCAACACTTGGTTGAATACCAACACAGGCTACTTCGGGAAGCAAAAATTATGCTTTTGTTCAAGGACTTAGTCCAAAAAATCCTACACAAGTTAAAAAAGGCCAAGTTGTAGGTTATCTAGGGGCGCCTTCAACAAATGGAGGATGAATGCCTCATGTTCACACCACCGTTTATACAAATAGAGATAAAACTTTTAATGAAAACAATTTTTATATGGAATTAGACAAATACGATAAAAGAATTAATAATTATTCTATAGAAGAAGGTAAGATTAGACTAACAACCGCTAGAGTTGATGGAGTTTCTATAAGTACTAAATACTATGGTGCTGCTAAAAAACACGAAATTTATGAAGTCGATCCTATTGCGGGCGAACCGATAGAAGAAATGATAAATGGCAAACAACAAAAAAAGATAATTAATAAAGATTTATTGTGAGTATCTAATCCAATGAGTATTTGAGAAATGAGAAAGGGAACTATTGATCCTAATGTTATTTTTAAAATAAGAGGGGTTGAAAGTTTTTCATTTAATATTAAAGATTATTTTTCAATTTAA
- a CDS encoding DegV family protein, which translates to MKYAIVIDSSSGLTKKQAEKLGWFYLPLYITIDGKEYADGVELTSRNLFDKYTLKSDVKTSTFNMGEAYNLFSDLSKTYDKIFVYSISKNLSSSYINFKSMENEFPKLKVIESIQITYLIPFDIVWFEHKMKEDSSKYEEYIQYIENGGFKKECSLIPKYNKYLIKGGRLHPSAAAIARLLKIVPIIKWENGSLLKESIGRSFEKTCIKLIKSKAKDFEVEPGHELMVSYIHSGPKPDDLQLFQNTFKEEFEEIPFTEFISPVVSVHTGPEAFVIILVSMPKWLKQEFLEKYEQIKNIQ; encoded by the coding sequence ATGAAATATGCTATAGTAATTGATTCTTCATCAGGTTTAACAAAAAAACAAGCAGAAAAATTAGGTTGATTTTACTTGCCTTTATACATAACAATTGATGGTAAAGAATATGCTGATGGGGTAGAATTAACATCAAGAAATTTGTTTGATAAATATACACTTAAATCTGATGTTAAAACATCAACTTTCAATATGGGGGAAGCCTATAATTTATTTAGTGATTTGTCTAAAACATATGACAAAATTTTTGTTTATTCAATTTCAAAAAATTTATCAAGCTCTTATATAAATTTTAAAAGCATGGAAAATGAATTTCCTAAATTAAAAGTTATTGAATCAATTCAAATTACCTACTTAATACCATTTGATATTGTTTGGTTTGAACACAAAATGAAAGAAGATTCTTCTAAATATGAAGAATATATACAATATATTGAAAATGGTGGTTTTAAAAAGGAATGCAGTTTGATTCCAAAATACAATAAATACTTAATTAAGGGTGGAAGACTACACCCATCTGCTGCAGCTATTGCTCGTTTACTTAAAATAGTTCCTATTATAAAATGAGAAAATGGATCATTACTAAAAGAATCTATCGGTAGATCATTTGAAAAAACTTGTATTAAATTAATTAAATCAAAAGCTAAAGATTTTGAAGTCGAACCTGGTCACGAACTAATGGTTTCTTATATTCATTCAGGGCCTAAACCTGATGATCTTCAATTATTTCAAAATACTTTCAAAGAAGAATTTGAAGAAATACCATTTACAGAATTTATTTCACCAGTTGTTTCTGTACACACAGGACCTGAAGCGTTCGTGATAATATTAGTTTCAATGCCTAAATGGCTAAAACAAGAATTTTTAGAAAAATACGAGCAAATTAAAAATATCCAATAG
- the tapR gene encoding TyrS-associated PheT N-terminal domain-related protein TapR: MKWVFNLNKNFKNTSIIFVDTRIKIEKQILVENPKAKYLVFCDNNFNVNSFINYQYSTKSQLSFRTLTKCQFNKYKKDILSSKPQTNFVFGDVKFFTLGKIISRQQHPKSEKLFLLSVDFGNDELIKIVTNTTYTSEGKYFFFARPGSITSEGLEILNSEVVGVESQGMLCMPHSLGLKEDVNLFELMDWKSNELDKHLGEEIMIS; the protein is encoded by the coding sequence ATGAAGTGAGTGTTTAATTTAAATAAAAATTTTAAAAATACATCTATTATTTTTGTTGATACAAGGATTAAGATTGAAAAACAAATATTAGTGGAAAACCCAAAAGCAAAATATCTTGTTTTTTGCGATAACAATTTTAATGTTAATTCATTTATTAATTATCAATATTCAACTAAAAGCCAACTTTCTTTTAGGACGCTAACTAAATGTCAATTTAATAAATATAAAAAAGATATTTTGTCTTCTAAACCGCAAACAAATTTTGTATTTGGAGATGTTAAATTTTTTACATTAGGAAAAATTATTAGTAGACAACAACATCCAAAAAGTGAAAAACTATTTTTGTTAAGTGTTGATTTTGGAAACGATGAATTAATTAAAATAGTTACAAATACAACTTATACAAGTGAAGGAAAATATTTCTTTTTTGCAAGGCCTGGTTCAATAACTTCTGAAGGTTTGGAAATTTTGAATAGTGAAGTAGTAGGAGTGGAAAGTCAAGGTATGTTATGTATGCCTCACTCTTTAGGACTGAAGGAAGATGTCAATTTATTTGAATTAATGGATTGAAAATCAAATGAATTAGATAAACATTTAGGCGAAGAAATAATGATTAGTTAG
- the tyrS gene encoding tyrosine--tRNA ligase — translation MTILEDLKKRGVFKQISNEDKLNSLDPSKVRVYCGFDPTAKSLHLGNYVLICNLKRFEQYGFKPLAVLGGATGMIGDPSFRDSERVLLSNQQVIENKKAIKKQLESFGLEVFDNYDIYKNMSIIDFLRDAGKLTNISYMLAKDSVQSRIERGLSFTEFAYQIIQGYDFLKLYKDKNVNVQIGGSDQWGNIVTGLDMIQKIEGDKHKAVILTLDLLTDSNGKKIGKSFGGGGLWLDKTMNSPFNMYQFLVNLPDTLVEKFLKWLTFLPLDEIDEIIKTHEDNPSEHYAQKIIAKEIVKDLFGEKELEIAIKITSFLFDKDFDFTNLTLDNLKQMSNYLPTVSLNKKKNIVDQLIEQKVFQSKREAREFINNKSLKIDGISIEENEEFEPKNFDKKYAILKKGKKQTYIIKVA, via the coding sequence ATGACTATTTTAGAGGATTTAAAAAAACGTGGAGTTTTTAAACAAATAAGTAATGAAGATAAATTGAATTCTTTAGATCCAAGTAAGGTCAGAGTTTACTGTGGTTTTGATCCTACTGCAAAGAGTTTGCACTTAGGCAACTATGTTTTAATTTGTAATTTAAAACGTTTTGAACAATATGGATTTAAGCCCCTTGCAGTGCTGGGTGGTGCCACTGGAATGATAGGAGATCCTTCATTTAGAGATTCTGAACGTGTCTTGTTGTCAAATCAACAAGTTATAGAGAATAAAAAAGCTATCAAAAAACAATTAGAAAGTTTTGGATTAGAAGTTTTTGACAACTATGATATTTATAAAAACATGTCTATTATTGATTTTTTAAGGGATGCTGGAAAATTAACTAATATAAGTTATATGCTAGCGAAAGATTCAGTTCAATCCAGAATTGAAAGAGGGCTATCTTTTACAGAATTTGCCTATCAAATAATTCAGGGATATGACTTTTTAAAATTATATAAAGATAAAAATGTTAATGTTCAAATAGGTGGGAGTGACCAGTGAGGTAATATTGTCACAGGACTTGACATGATTCAAAAGATTGAAGGCGATAAACATAAAGCTGTTATTTTGACATTAGATTTATTAACTGATTCTAATGGAAAAAAAATCGGAAAATCTTTTGGTGGCGGAGGATTATGATTAGATAAAACAATGAACTCCCCATTTAACATGTATCAATTTTTAGTTAATTTACCAGACACATTAGTTGAAAAATTTTTAAAATGATTAACGTTTTTGCCTCTAGATGAAATTGATGAAATAATTAAAACACACGAAGATAATCCGAGTGAACACTATGCCCAAAAAATAATAGCCAAGGAAATTGTTAAAGATCTATTTGGAGAAAAAGAATTGGAAATTGCAATTAAAATTACTAGTTTCTTATTTGATAAAGATTTTGATTTTACAAATTTAACATTAGATAATTTAAAACAAATGTCTAATTATTTACCTACTGTTTCCTTGAACAAAAAAAAGAATATTGTCGATCAATTAATAGAACAAAAAGTCTTCCAATCAAAGCGTGAGGCGCGTGAATTTATTAATAATAAATCATTAAAAATTGATGGTATTTCAATTGAAGAAAATGAAGAATTTGAACCTAAAAATTTTGATAAAAAATATGCTATCTTAAAAAAAGGAAAAAAACAAACATACATTATAAAAGTTGCATAA
- the rbfA gene encoding 30S ribosome-binding factor RbfA, giving the protein MSNNHKSINNLRREEQIKQLISSILINDFRNSNVFNPVVIDCDLTNDLSEVKVYVTFSEKSQKGIEVLNDSRNYFKKIISKTLDWRKVPNIIFILDEITNQGMKIDSILNNIKKEDINTNGKVDFKLSKTELGTLEEFKLQWPYLQINIWEIQSISKFLKNDFSEENKPVYYLLNKNKSSEIILANSTKLKSRKLFNRGWFTHNKNNAFQIVPGDGMIKILEIRFDKKNLKMIDQYEINNDYEIDMKLGIKKTKRNNIENITSKNFWIKKFTNVQDKTIVQNCYILDLSTENLYFFSLPKEIYFHDFIMFQKK; this is encoded by the coding sequence ATGAGCAATAATCATAAAAGTATTAATAATTTAAGAAGAGAAGAACAAATAAAACAATTAATTTCATCAATATTAATAAATGATTTTAGAAATTCTAATGTTTTTAACCCTGTTGTTATTGACTGCGATTTGACAAATGATTTAAGTGAAGTAAAGGTATATGTTACATTTAGTGAAAAATCACAAAAGGGAATAGAAGTCTTAAATGACAGTAGAAATTATTTTAAAAAAATAATATCTAAAACACTTGATTGAAGAAAAGTGCCTAATATTATTTTTATACTAGATGAAATTACTAACCAAGGTATGAAAATTGATTCTATACTGAATAATATTAAAAAAGAAGATATAAACACAAATGGTAAAGTGGATTTCAAATTAAGTAAAACTGAGCTTGGAACATTGGAAGAATTTAAATTACAATGACCATACTTGCAAATTAATATTTGAGAAATACAATCTATTTCAAAATTTTTAAAAAATGATTTTTCTGAAGAAAATAAACCTGTTTACTATTTGCTAAATAAAAATAAATCTAGTGAAATTATTTTGGCTAATTCTACAAAATTAAAATCTAGAAAATTATTCAACAGGGGTTGATTTACTCATAATAAAAATAATGCATTTCAAATTGTTCCTGGAGATGGAATGATAAAAATACTTGAAATTAGATTCGACAAAAAGAATCTTAAAATGATTGATCAATATGAAATAAATAACGATTATGAAATAGACATGAAATTAGGAATTAAAAAAACAAAAAGAAATAATATAGAAAATATAACATCAAAGAATTTTTGAATTAAAAAATTTACTAATGTTCAAGATAAAACTATTGTCCAAAATTGTTATATATTAGATTTATCTACTGAAAACTTATATTTCTTTAGTTTGCCAAAAGAGATATATTTCCATGATTTTATTATGTTTCAAAAAAAATAG
- a CDS encoding inorganic diphosphatase, translating into MSKIVEVKIEIPNNSTIKYEYDRADKQIHVDRILRGDFKYPTNYGFIPNALDWDGDELDVLVYSQETFTPGVVLNARIIGAMKMIDSGETDTKLIAVHDDDYRLENIQTLNDLPEPFLKNVETFFSNYKNWKKPGITKVSGFEDDKWALEELNECIELMNTYGKMPKKEFIKKMMKEHPEKYEI; encoded by the coding sequence ATGTCAAAAATAGTAGAAGTTAAAATTGAAATTCCAAACAATTCAACAATCAAATATGAGTATGATCGTGCAGATAAACAAATACATGTTGATCGTATCTTAAGAGGTGATTTTAAATATCCTACAAACTACGGTTTTATTCCTAATGCTCTTGATTGAGATGGAGATGAATTAGATGTTCTAGTTTACTCACAAGAAACATTTACTCCCGGTGTTGTTCTTAATGCAAGAATAATTGGGGCGATGAAAATGATTGACTCTGGTGAAACAGATACAAAATTAATAGCGGTTCACGATGATGATTATCGTTTAGAAAATATTCAAACCTTAAATGACTTACCAGAACCATTTCTAAAAAACGTTGAAACATTTTTTAGCAATTATAAAAATTGAAAGAAACCTGGTATAACTAAAGTTAGCGGTTTTGAGGATGATAAATGGGCTCTTGAAGAATTAAATGAATGTATTGAATTGATGAACACATATGGCAAAATGCCTAAAAAAGAATTTATAAAAAAAATGATGAAAGAACATCCTGAAAAATATGAAATTTAA
- a CDS encoding MAGa3780 family membrane protein has product MENKCILKKCPLGQKLSGLSKEYKIMFFLGIWLLLVDTAILIYYFYHNISLVKMFLEENSIKDFNGINGALAPSALAIMWKITLTFTQISNWFLAVMLTIHPFHKDSKKSQSFLFAAIVYITITFLIYWGLISWNASTWKYPLVGICSTILHAINPIIGFVAFILIRKNINISQASIWKTNIFVLVYFMFGLITFLIGEQLVSFARQSENVFDKYRIMDVAIYKFLNFRHPLFYKGNNMFVVVLLDIAMFILGFVLSPAIGYCWAKILKLNVTKCCRTQKDNECVIK; this is encoded by the coding sequence ATGGAAAATAAATGTATATTAAAAAAGTGTCCGTTAGGACAAAAATTAAGTGGTTTAAGTAAAGAATATAAAATTATGTTTTTTCTAGGTATTTGACTACTTTTGGTTGATACCGCTATTTTGATCTATTACTTTTATCACAACATAAGTTTAGTAAAAATGTTTCTAGAAGAAAATTCTATTAAGGATTTTAATGGGATAAATGGAGCGCTTGCTCCTTCAGCACTTGCCATTATGTGAAAAATAACATTAACATTTACTCAAATATCAAATTGATTTTTGGCAGTAATGCTAACCATTCATCCGTTTCATAAAGACTCGAAGAAATCTCAATCATTTTTATTTGCAGCTATTGTTTATATAACTATTACTTTTCTAATTTATTGAGGTTTAATTTCTTGAAATGCAAGTACTTGAAAATATCCGCTGGTAGGAATATGTTCAACCATTTTACATGCAATAAATCCAATTATAGGATTTGTAGCTTTTATTTTAATTAGAAAAAATATTAATATTAGCCAAGCATCAATTTGAAAGACAAATATCTTCGTTTTAGTTTATTTTATGTTTGGTTTAATTACATTTTTAATTGGAGAACAACTTGTTAGTTTTGCTAGGCAATCAGAAAATGTTTTTGATAAATATAGAATAATGGATGTTGCCATATATAAATTTTTAAACTTTAGACACCCCTTATTTTATAAAGGAAATAACATGTTTGTTGTAGTTCTTTTAGATATTGCTATGTTCATACTAGGATTTGTCTTAAGTCCTGCAATTGGATATTGCTGAGCAAAAATACTTAAACTAAATGTTACAAAATGTTGTAGAACACAAAAAGATAATGAATGTGTTATAAAATAG
- a CDS encoding lipoprotein 17-related variable surface protein — MKKNKFLISSILSILSIALPTLSASCAKAQQKQKHGINEKIENTLKQCQVFVDDNIKKEKLASDIKYSQIKNNIFSIDKNIIIQYKNILADDIKGLLIIEIYIKQIDKNNNNLINLKTKKMVISGFKTIYEYMNEQLKQIKASYDNLNLSSTMPDDLDLNLIKFKNYNASLFDINATFKPNNEEGLIEISLELIYKQNTNIKSKNITIFPIKGFKTTRDSFKEKNEETFKKLAYLELIKTIDKSNVLPSSIKEEDIQLPSSANQYSKIKINSLKPNDEDGTLLVNFYLLSKQYNDSTKSKEIVIRDFLTKNEQLNNLKNNIRERLNKHNLKFEIEYMDIDKESVLPEKISKDKIKFINTNLKLDQEIKIIDIDPDNERGTLSINYKIVDKSNISILGEIESRILSYTDKGFLTKKQKVINTEIQRLNKYGQESLDFIVVNDNFVKNEHFANELTKDKLGNLKYLTSVLSGEDDKINTIFSIEKYDNNLGEINISYIIESKIIQNVYSKKFTKNIKGFKTIEQDRINKLNPNFSIKKIDSSIYNSKTFYKFIGSNKNIKTFVPIEITNEELSKIISYENIEDAKITNLRVKIYLDSNEANNPNEIKCYLKLQYKIQSTINESSITKERNTIFDISSSIVPKFIQKYLDSVNITIKESKKGQMFKVAPSGVKQEQLNEWIVVNVPEEFNNWYDFKLDKKFQDLSIFETNDNTGTITISYKIGRFDKKITINGFKNPKSEAEYKLKIVKEIQRLDSILKNFDLEKQEDYLLKNTGFDINNFKIDNIKYNLTNNQQCKVEYVDNTLQIDAVNGIVTFKIKLMSTNPLFDEISSSIEKNVIVKNLISSSERELINKIKTKTILDLENYTKGESNKLASKNFEETLKLIPEDKRDKFKKIIELELRTELIKIMNQWNDDVIQKFYAAYGITEDTLKIYEYLENIYMSLYTEVMHMFGLGITGPKITGLLADWKDYPKRMLKAETLKNTFNKYFKTIQNNKNYFVNSINTLLRNIEEDKLNAVQNKQNLIEELIKACSNNFDEIINFHLNTVSWPLLIDGRESDINANKSLKVFHKNYSWGRTWLATGGWEQIFQNDRHKNQLNENLNLIFEKYNLDDSIKTYLRNKTLFAMNPIYKMIDIHTSNIKTNMFKIIIKYIHKSYE; from the coding sequence ATGAAAAAAAATAAATTTTTAATTTCTTCAATATTATCAATATTAAGTATTGCATTGCCTACACTCTCTGCATCATGCGCAAAAGCGCAGCAAAAACAAAAACATGGAATTAATGAAAAAATCGAGAACACTTTAAAACAATGTCAAGTTTTTGTTGATGATAACATCAAAAAAGAAAAATTAGCTTCTGACATTAAATATTCTCAAATTAAGAACAATATATTTAGTATAGATAAAAATATAATAATTCAATATAAAAACATTTTGGCTGATGATATAAAAGGATTGTTAATCATAGAGATCTATATAAAACAAATCGACAAAAATAATAATAATTTAATCAATTTAAAAACTAAAAAAATGGTGATTAGTGGATTCAAAACAATTTATGAATACATGAATGAACAGTTGAAACAAATAAAGGCATCATATGATAACTTAAATTTATCAAGTACTATGCCTGATGATTTAGATCTAAATCTTATAAAATTTAAAAATTATAATGCTTCATTATTTGATATAAATGCAACATTTAAACCTAATAATGAAGAGGGTTTAATTGAAATTTCATTAGAATTAATCTATAAACAAAATACAAATATTAAGAGTAAAAATATAACAATATTTCCTATTAAAGGTTTTAAAACTACAAGAGATAGTTTTAAGGAAAAAAATGAAGAAACATTCAAAAAACTTGCTTATCTTGAGCTAATAAAAACAATAGACAAGAGCAATGTCCTTCCTTCATCAATCAAAGAGGAGGATATTCAATTACCTTCAAGTGCAAATCAATATTCAAAAATTAAAATCAATAGTTTGAAACCAAATGACGAAGATGGAACACTACTTGTAAACTTTTATCTTTTATCAAAACAATATAATGATTCAACTAAAAGCAAAGAAATAGTTATTAGGGATTTTCTTACTAAAAATGAACAATTAAATAATCTAAAAAATAATATTCGTGAGCGTTTAAATAAACATAACCTAAAATTTGAAATCGAATATATGGATATTGATAAAGAATCTGTTTTACCTGAAAAAATATCAAAAGATAAAATTAAATTTATTAATACAAATTTAAAATTAGATCAAGAAATTAAAATTATAGACATTGACCCCGATAACGAAAGAGGAACTTTATCAATTAACTATAAAATAGTTGATAAATCAAATATTTCTATTTTAGGAGAAATTGAAAGTAGAATCCTAAGTTATACAGACAAAGGATTCTTAACAAAGAAACAAAAAGTTATAAATACTGAAATTCAAAGATTAAACAAATATGGTCAAGAATCTCTCGATTTTATAGTAGTTAATGATAACTTTGTGAAAAATGAACATTTTGCTAATGAATTAACAAAAGATAAATTAGGAAATTTAAAATACCTAACATCTGTTTTATCTGGTGAAGACGACAAAATTAATACTATTTTTAGTATTGAAAAATATGATAATAATCTTGGAGAAATAAATATTTCATACATTATAGAATCTAAAATAATTCAAAATGTATATAGCAAAAAATTTACCAAAAATATAAAAGGTTTTAAAACAATTGAACAAGATAGAATTAATAAATTAAATCCTAATTTCTCTATAAAAAAGATTGATTCATCAATTTACAATTCTAAAACTTTTTATAAATTTATAGGTTCGAATAAGAATATTAAAACTTTTGTTCCAATCGAAATCACAAACGAAGAACTTTCTAAGATTATTTCATATGAAAATATAGAAGATGCCAAAATAACTAACCTAAGGGTAAAAATATATTTAGATTCAAATGAAGCTAATAACCCTAACGAAATTAAATGTTATTTAAAATTACAATATAAAATTCAAAGCACTATTAATGAATCATCAATAACTAAAGAAAGAAACACTATCTTTGATATTTCTTCAAGTATTGTGCCCAAATTTATCCAAAAATACTTAGATTCAGTAAATATAACAATTAAAGAATCTAAAAAAGGGCAAATGTTTAAGGTGGCACCAAGTGGTGTAAAACAAGAACAATTAAATGAGTGAATAGTTGTAAATGTTCCAGAAGAATTTAATAATTGGTATGACTTTAAATTAGATAAAAAATTTCAAGATTTATCTATATTTGAAACAAACGATAATACAGGAACTATCACAATTAGTTATAAAATAGGTCGATTCGATAAAAAAATTACTATTAATGGTTTTAAAAATCCTAAAAGTGAAGCTGAATATAAACTAAAAATAGTAAAAGAAATTCAAAGATTAGACTCTATTTTAAAAAATTTTGATCTAGAAAAACAAGAGGATTATTTATTAAAAAACACTGGTTTTGATATAAATAATTTTAAAATAGACAATATTAAATACAACTTAACTAATAATCAACAATGTAAGGTTGAATATGTTGATAATACATTACAAATAGATGCTGTTAATGGAATAGTAACATTTAAAATAAAACTAATGTCAACTAATCCTTTATTTGATGAAATAAGTTCATCAATAGAAAAAAATGTTATTGTTAAAAATCTAATAAGCTCTTCAGAAAGAGAATTAATTAATAAAATCAAAACTAAAACAATTCTTGATTTAGAAAACTATACAAAAGGAGAAAGCAACAAATTAGCTTCCAAAAATTTTGAAGAAACTTTAAAATTGATTCCAGAAGATAAAAGAGATAAATTCAAAAAAATTATCGAATTAGAATTAAGAACAGAATTAATTAAAATTATGAACCAATGAAATGATGACGTTATCCAAAAATTCTATGCAGCATACGGAATTACTGAAGATACTTTAAAAATTTATGAATATCTAGAAAATATATATATGAGTTTATACACAGAAGTTATGCATATGTTTGGATTAGGTATAACAGGTCCTAAAATAACTGGGCTCCTTGCTGATTGAAAAGATTACCCAAAGAGAATGTTGAAGGCAGAAACACTAAAAAATACTTTTAACAAATACTTTAAAACTATTCAAAATAACAAAAACTATTTTGTTAATAGTATTAACACGCTCTTAAGAAATATTGAAGAAGATAAATTAAATGCGGTCCAAAATAAACAAAATCTAATTGAGGAGTTAATCAAAGCATGTTCTAATAATTTTGATGAAATAATTAATTTTCATTTAAATACAGTTAGTTGACCACTATTAATTGATGGAAGAGAAAGTGATATAAATGCAAATAAATCATTAAAAGTTTTTCATAAAAATTATTCATGAGGAAGAACTTGATTGGCAACAGGTGGATGAGAACAAATTTTTCAAAATGATAGACACAAAAATCAATTAAATGAAAATCTAAATTTAATTTTTGAAAAATATAATTTAGACGATTCTATTAAAACCTATTTAAGAAATAAAACACTTTTTGCTATGAACCCTATCTATAAAATGATTGATATACATACATCTAATATAAAAACTAACATGTTTAAAATCATTATCAAATATATACATAAATCTTATGAATAA